The Cardiocondyla obscurior isolate alpha-2009 linkage group LG05, Cobs3.1, whole genome shotgun sequence genomic sequence caaaCGATTCAATGATTCATTGTTTTCTGATCAAACACTTTAATTACCAATATGCAGTTGATTTTAACTAAACGATAAAATACAATCaaaatttcaacattttttaagcTTTACCATTGTGTTATTTTGATATggataaagatatatatatcccgttagaaatataattttgatatgtAATAACTATACCTTtacaaaatttacttttttaaatatgcataattaaccgtgcttaaataatttcttagccATTTCTTTCAAATcctttcttgcaatttttcctGAACCTGTATACGGAAATTtatcaagaaatattattccCGCACGAAGTTTATAATGATCCATCATATTCTTCGCCACGAAATCTATTAATTCTTGCTCCACTTCCtgtaaaaacaatattttatcattacgataaagaattttaatataaaaataattttaaagtagaaattaaatattatgtgTGGTCTACAGTTGTttgaatatataaatatatgttagtattattataaataccaGATAACATTTACAAGTTTATCTTAAAaccattttttctttcatatcacagtcgtaaaaatttttagtttttaatactATACATATTTCTAATCTTGTTTAGATTATCttgtcaatttttttgtaaGTAAAGATGCATACACTATTATCTACAGATAAACTCACCAGGAAGTCGAAGCTACCAACTCTTAATGTacatattctttatttaattatatctctattttcattaatacaaattcttgttaattaaaaatttttaactatattttttgaagtatttcaaataattttgcagtttATCTCTTGTTAactacaaaatattattttgcaaatttttatcctataattttattacagtaaaAGATTGTATGTACCTTCGCGCCAGgttttttagtaataaaagCAAGAGGATGCTCGTCATCAATTGCATGAGGAATCGATATTACTGCAGCTTCCAACACTGCTGGGTGTGTTATTAAAACGCCTTCGATTTCTCCGGGTGAAATCTGGTATCctctatattttataagttcTTTTATCCTGTCGATGATAAATAGTTCTCCATCTTCGTCCACGTAACCGATATCACCAGAGTGTAACCATCCTGAAAGATTccaagttttatattataattaaattttaataatgttgtcggcaacataattttaaatttgcacaagcaattaaaattaattaattatttttaaattttattattgcaaattataataGCCAGATTAGTTTACCTTCCTCATCGATTGTACTTTTCGTCGCCTCGGGATTGTTATAATAACCATTCATTATGATAGCAGATTTTATCCAGATTTCTCCTGATTGATTCGGACCTAGTACCTTCCCACTTTCGGGAtccacaatttttatttgcacattTTTAGCTACTACTCCGCACGATCCATTTTTGTGTTCTGACTGCTGTAACGTTACGAGACCACCCAGTTCGGTCATTCCTAGATACgcaaagaattaatataaataacattttacaatatttattattattattacgttaatattttataacaatatttacCGTATCCTTGCAATATCTGAACATGCGGTAAAGCACTCCTCAGTTCTTCTTGCACTTTTGGCTTAATTATCGCACCACCGCCTAATATGATTTTTAAGGATGGTAATGAATAATTCTTTGCGTGTCCTGCTCTGACAAATCGATTAATCATACTTGTACTAAGGAAAAGAACTGCTACCTGGAAGGAAACATAATACATTACTCGTTGAAATATCATTgcgcaatttaaatactaagTAATTATTGAGATGCCAACTTCAATGTGTTCtctcaaattaatatatcataGATTGGCGACTAAGTTTAACAGAAGTTGATAGTAATATAATACACCACTCAACcaatatagataaaaatattacgttatattTCTGGATCAATTTGCAAGTCATTTCCTCGTCGAATTCCGGGTAAAGAATTACTTTGCCGCCTTGTGTAATTGCtttcacatttaataaaacaccACTGATCCAATATAGAGACGAAAACCACAATGTCGGTAGATTGGCGAGATCAAAGTTGTTATCCTCGCTTATAAATAACATTGTATAGTTTGACAATTCGACTCCTTTCGGCATTCCCGTCGTTCCCGACGAATGCAAAATGCACGATGTTTGCTTTATGTCATCCAATTCAATGTAATGAAAATTTGACACTTCCGTGTCATTGCAACTTTTCAAAATATCAGAGAACGAAATCGTGTCGTCACGTTTGCCAAAAATCACTACAATGGACTTGAAATTCTTCTCTTTTATCGCTCGTAGAATAACTTCCGAAGACTTCTCGTTACAAAAGATCACCTTCGGCTTtgttaattgtaaaacatGCAATGCAGTTGCTaacaaaaaaacattttataattagtcatgaataaaatattatgctacgtattattgtataattaagcaattaaaacTTATACTACATTATTGCTGGATAGTACGCGTATTCGGGTACATTGTAGAAGTGTATTAcaacgtaatttaataatctaaatCTAATCGATTGCAATACGTAAAAATTGTTTAGGCGATTATTCGAAAAAATCTTACGCAAATCCATGCCCTCGTTCCACGGATTAAAAATTGCGTTGATATATGATGCTGCGATACAAGGTACAATAGAATTAGGTTGATTGTTCGTGCACACACTAATAACGTCGTTGGACTTAACTCCTTGTTTTTGTAGCCATAATGCGCATTTCACGATTTTATCTTGCAGCTCCGCATATGTAAAAGTTTCTTCAGTGATTGTGTCCAActgtatgaattttttattattataaaaaaacaccttatacattattataaaaaaacatcataagaaaaagttaattttagttgattatatataaatagctTCAcgattcaaataatatatttctcggacgtttaatttttcaaataattatatgtgttAGAGcgattttacttattattaaaatattttcaaggCAAACTTCTACTTAAACTACAGTAGGCatgcgtttaaaaaatataaaaatttaaaatagctATATAATTAAAggttaatttagaaatatggAAGTATGAAAATTAGTTACGCAAACTTTTATCGATATAACATTGAAACCACAAtctttaattgatatttaatattgtgaaatagacaaatttatttgatgATACGTATCGCGAAGTTATTTagagttatttaattttaagcaTTATAACCAAATGTCAACTTACATGCGAGATTTTGTTCCCGTGGCTTTTGATACTCTTCCACATTACTTCTCCAAGGCTTTTGTACTTAATTGACGCCAACGATTCTGGTCCCTTATAAATCCCATTTTCCAGAGTAAAAGCCTGTAAGtaacgtataaattaaatttaactcttTTAATTGCTTGTCTTTTTCCTTTGTAACTTTacaacgttttattaatcgtatattaatttttatttttattccgttatcagtacgtaatttttttgtcgATGTACCAAATATACTTATTGCGTTAGCACATGACACTATCATAAAACTTAAGtcttttatattctttaatattctctctaaagaatttaaacaaatcatgcgtaagaaatatttaccTTTTGATCTGCAACCATTGTGCTGGCAATATTTCGAGATTTGTGAGGTCGTAAATTTGAATGATATCACTGATTCTATGTTTAACAATATCACTGTATTAGTAAAGTCCACAcgtaataatttgcaaaataagtaattaaaagaaaataaaattaaaagttacattataataagttttattttaattatatacttatatgtgcaataaatattttaaaaccatcatttttatttctgtacactatgcatatataaaaaacaaaaagatatgTATAATAGTGTATAAAGCTTTCAATCGCGACTGAATGAAAATAATCAGTGTATCTgaggggaaaaagaaacgttcacatttaaatcaaataaattattgtaggAAGAAATAATCCGCAAAAAATAGGAAGAAATTTTTTCACTATGTAAAGATAATTTCCTTTCGAGAAACGTACAGCAAGGAAGTGACGAACTGTACAGGACCGCAGATAAACGTAGACTGTCATCATTTTACTGTCTGCCTATTACTTATGTCAGGTATACGCGTAGCTTTAGATACCTCCCGCTAAAACTTTACAATTGACATGTGGATTGGTCAActgtacaaattataaatgttgTAGAACCATTGTTCTTCATACAACGTAATAACAGTTACTTGGCATTTTCCGATACTGCCTTAGATATGACATTAAGTAAATTACTGAAATCGATAACAAATCGTGTCTACTTTTAATGCTATGTAtcttaagtattttatttatgcattttatgtatttcctattttagattttaacgAAATCTGATTGCATACCATTTTCTATTTagtcattttaatatttaaattatatatttttctaattaatgcaacataaaaatttttatgtctaTCAAACGCacgtaaatattaaagttacttagatctttttaaatataatttttgaaatttattttattaatttattattatttttttttttttataactcttGAGTCAGATgctttaagaataaaaattgcaaactaAATTGTCAAAgtaagaaagaatattttgtcATTGCTgcaaatatatgaaatataatcCGGGATATATactttccaaaaaaaaattatctaattcCGTTAAAAATGATACAGTTATGAAATTACATCTAGGTACATGTGCACTAGGTGAAGCTATACagtcataaataaaatattattttacattcagACCATTCCGACGAATGTTCGTAAGATTGTCAAGTAACTTACTTAATCGTTTGATATCTAagatatgttattttattacgttaactaaaattattaagtatttatagtaatttaataaatttagtcTAGTAGTTTGTGTCATCACTTTGCAatgcgagtttttttttttttaccaaatttCATGACCTTTCAAGAACATTGTGAAAATGTTGCTAAGCTAACGCTATATCAAGGCTAGTGCCGCAAGAGCCGATTATAGTAAATTGCTACCTACTTACAATTAGACCAAGATCGAAGATAAAGATCTGACTgacattgatattttttactgATTTATAAACAACTgacgtaacaaaaatttaaaaattcaaagaattATTTGCATACGTCGATAGCTAATATTCTATCGCTCGATCTACATCAATGTTTATACTTATGTAATTTAGGAAAACTGTATTTTTAGACAATTGTAGTCGAAGTTTGATCACGCGAGTAGTGCACCTTACATAATTCAATGACACAATAAAACTTAAGTAACTATTGTTTAACAGAAAAATGTGcacgcaataaataaaattcttgatACATAATGATGACTTTCAACCAAAAGTAATTGAAAAGTTATTTCCGATTTGCAAGCAAGGATTGTCTAATTAAGAGAGGAAacatatttaactttaaaactTACGtgaattttgatataattataattttgttgcaACACAGAATTCAGGTCGATAATACgtggaatattaaaaaaaaaaattgcaataaagtAGAATGTGAAATTCTCTTACCGGACGAAGTCAGGAGAATGTGAGATAAACTCAAGTTTCGCAAAAGACATCGGAAGGTGTTCCAGTTCCCCTTCCAGTTAAATGTCTCACGAGGTAATCATTTTCTCATGGCTTGACATGCTCGGACTTAGCGAGTGGATTTcactttaattcttttcggcAGTGAtcccaattaattaattaatttcctgttgaaataatttataaatattaggTTTTTCTTGAAAGttcttttatttacatatttaattttttaaacacttACCTcagaaaggaaaattaaagattaaatcgTTCCACCGATAAAAAACATGAGAAAGTATATGCCAACATGTTCGAGTTTAAGCGTAACAAACTTacaatatgttaattaaatacagcGTAGAAtctattgtttttttacaCGTAATGTATGTTGTACGCAGTGAATGTGAgatatactttattaatcaTGGAATGTAGAAAACACATTAATATAGATTATCCAGTGCTgtaaataaatgcaataagCAGGTTTAGTATACACGTATGTAAACCAGTGTGTATGaatcaagaaaatatttttttacaaaataaaatattaaacaatgcAGATTGTTTAGAATATATTAACGTTTTTTGACGccacaatttatatttaaaaaattaatttatatatttatatgattatCTAATAGTATTATTGTTTCTGTTCGTGTTAATACATTCTTTCCATTGTAAAGTCTCAATTTCAAAAACgtgttttttcaaatttcttacctcgaataattaaaaataagtataattaGTTTTGCACGTAGTAAAGTTTTTATCATAgcttcatttaaattaatttaatgtcatGTAAATGTAACAGTACAAAGTTGACTTAAGTCTCATTCGTACTTGACGTTTCTgcatttcttaatattatagttaaattaatatttttttattatacaagtGTATAAAAATTGGAGATATCAATTTTTACCGGCGAGATATACTAATGCTTGTACTTAAGAAGCTGCTTGACTTGATtgaatacatatatttttatttttattggaaTATCTTACGTCTTCACTGCGGAACTATCCTGAAAAGCAAGTCATTACATACTtcgtcgaattaaaaaaaaaaaaaaaaaaagactattaCGCAAaatcttatatatattttttatataattaattttgtattaccTGTCacacgataaaatattacttcggtaacttttttttatgaacaaCCCATTTAATAACCTTGacatttatctatttaaaacatataataaaaatgttttagcaATCGCTCGCTATTAGAAAGTGACAaggacaaaaattaaaacctaTATACGTTTCACACGAATACATAAgtagtaaaattaatgcgTGAGCAAGaccgaagaaaaaattaataatacggtAACCAATCTCCTAGTCTGGTCTTTTTATTGCGAACCAAGGTTTATTGTCGTATGGCTTCATGTGAATTTATATGACTTTCCACGTGAACGAAAACTTGTCAACTCCACCTTCCTTGTTCTCGaggttttttatatatttcttttttttttttttttacttttaatatcatAGCTGTAACAGAATGCATTTAGCatataaacaaatattaagtatcagttgaataatttttttttcttcgatatAAATTAGTAATCTTACacaattacgtataaaaaaaactttcagGATTTATGTGGACTCTACACTTGTATCAGCTACGCAAATAATCCTGTTACATAACGACTATACGTCACACAAACGAATAATTTGTAcgtaagaaaattgaaaactaTGTAACCGGCTAAAGCGGACGTTGGTCATGTAATTACGTCAATTGATGTTTCGTGCGGCATGAACGTTGTGCAAAAAACCGCTGTAACATTTATCACTATTCTCCTTTTTCCCGGTATTGTAAATTGTATcgtaaataacattttatttgacaTTTGTCTTAGAATgcgatataaattctttttgcaTTTCCTTCGCCTTCACGGACCATCGTATTGTTCAGCGGTAACTACTTGGCGAGAATGGTATTCGTTTTCTATCGTTTCTTGAttctttcaaatatataattaacagaTAACCATCGTTCTCTATTAATTGCCGCACTccgacatttaaaaaattaaatttgcaaatagtAGACGTCTTAAATTTGCGTCGAAGGCTGGATAATTCTCACCTGCGACGTCATTCGACATTTATTAATCAACAGAGATAAAATGACGTCACAAATAAGAATTAGAGTTTTGGTCGGAAAGAAAGCAGTAtgcgttaataatattataaatgtacagTAACTCGCTTTGGAATTTACTTTGCGGTTTCGTTAGACAACTGTACCATAATTTTTACAGAGGAGCAACGAGCGAGATCTATGAAATTGTTTGATGTGGAAACACATGGTACATGAATAAACAATTCGTTGCGCCACATGTTTATTGATGTCTTTCTCTTCCGTCAATCTCTCAGCGTTTCGCTGGGAGAAACATGCGTTACATGTTGCtctgaaatatattaaagaaaggATATATACGTACTTTAATATAGGTTTCCCTGAGTGGGGCTTTTGTACATTAATAATACGGCGGGACGCGATAATGCTATGCCGCTCATGCTGTCCGTTAATATTCATAACGTCTTATCGTTAATGAGTATTTTCCTTGCttcaactttaattaatactgcATACAGGCTGCTTACGTAGAGATGGAAAATTGTTTCAATCTCGATCGAGAGATTTCCGAGGTTTCCCTAAAACGTTTCGCaattaatatcacgtttcaTTTCAGTACATTCGATTaacttgtaataaattaattatgtatataacagACTCACGAGATGTGGAAATTTACGAAGGATTCTCTCGCTATATTTCTGAATAATATGGGGTAAATCAATTATGTAAGTTTATGTAGGGTATCTAAATTGCACATATTTGTACGTACATAATTGTACATAATCGACggattcattttttttttttttacgatactgTGTTTGCTTTTGATTGTGTTTCATATCATAACGCCACTAcggatatataaaaaatttaacagtaAAGTAAGACTACGATgcaatatacataattaaagaTTGTTTAACTCTTTCTGTTCATGCACTGTGACTTATAAATATTGATCATCACGTGGAGAGTTAGTTTCACCTATATGATCGATTtattctctttcattttttatctcttttcgaTCGATAATAGATATAAGTCTATAAtagataaaggaaaaaaaaaaggaatattgTACGGCaatattaaatcgatattggtgaaactaattaaaagatgtataaataaatataacgtcTAGTTACGGCGCTGTTACAATACTTATGTTGCAAACAAAACCTCAGTTAGACAAAGTATGTCTTCGTCACAATTAGTTTTGTAATAAGAGGttatacaatttcttttgcagTAATACGTGGTATCAAATACAGTCTTGGAAATTTTAGATTACAGCTTTGGAATAGTTCAAcaattttttgaaactttaattgttaaataaattaaatattatcataatttttaatcaaattttttttacagaaaagcCGCATTAAATGACgctattttccatttttcttttttttaaatataaaaataattttatacaaatataaatttgttttccaTTGCATTGTCTTTCAATACGTTATCATGAGTAAAAGTACAAATTGACTCACGTGAATTTATCGAATGCGTAAAGAAGCACGATCCAAACGACATATAACCCAAAAATTTGCTTTGTCTAAAggacattattaataatcattggTTTCCATAATCTATATTGTACCTTATCAGCTACGTCTATCAATATATcacacataaattattatcgtcaCGTTAAAATGGCTAATGTTGACGGTGAGCGAGGTGCGGCCGATGTCTACATATGTGCAAAATTTGAAAGTGCGCAAGTTTCGAGCACCATGCGCAAAAATATCGAAAGGTTAGATTAGCTTGTCATGGTCCATTAAACTTGCGCGCgtgggcgcgcgcgcgtttacgagagagaaattaaaaataatttgtacaaaGTGCCTGCGGAACGCAGTTTAATTTTTGCTGAACGATTTAACGATTGATGTCACGCTCTCGTATGTTCCGGTGACAAAGCCCAACACGCCAATCAACACTATCATCACATCCTTCGCGATCGTGAAGAAGCCGAGGTTGGTATTGTGCCAGTAGACAATCATCTCGATGATAGGTGGGAACACAAGAGCAAGAGCGGTGCTACTGACCGCGCCGACCAAGGATATGAAAAGACCCAACT encodes the following:
- the LOC139102976 gene encoding uncharacterized protein, producing MVADQKAFTLENGIYKGPESLASIKYKSLGEVMWKSIKSHGNKISHLDTITEETFTYAELQDKIVKCALWLQKQGVKSNDVISVCTNNQPNSIVPCIAASYINAIFNPWNEGMDLPTALHVLQLTKPKVIFCNEKSSEVILRAIKEKNFKSIVVIFGKRDDTISFSDILKSCNDTEVSNFHYIELDDIKQTSCILHSSGTTGMPKGVELSNYTMLFISEDNNFDLANLPTLWFSSLYWISGVLLNVKAITQGGKVILYPEFDEEMTCKLIQKYNVAVLFLSTSMINRFVRAGHAKNYSLPSLKIILGGGAIIKPKVQEELRSALPHVQILQGYGMTELGGLVTLQQSEHKNGSCGVVAKNVQIKIVDPESGKVLGPNQSGEIWIKSAIIMNGYYNNPEATKSTIDEEGWLHSGDIGYVDEDGELFIIDRIKELIKYRGYQISPGEIEGVLITHPAVLEAAVISIPHAIDDEHPLAFITKKPGAKEVEQELIDFVAKNMMDHYKLRAGIIFLDKFPYTGSGKIARKDLKEMAKKLFKHG